The Microbacterium forte sequence CAGACCTCACCCCGCGTTCGACCCTGGTCGCCGGCGTGCGTCGGATCGCCGAGACGTACACCTCGGTGACGTCGCACACGTCTACTGGCGGTAGCTCGAGAGGAAGTTCCCGAGGCGCTCGACGGCTTCTGCGAGCACACGAGGCTCGGGGAGCGTGACCAGCCTGAGGTGGTCGGGCGTCGGCCAGTTGAAGCCGGTCCCCTGCACGAGAAGGATGTGCTCGGAGACCAACAGGTCGTAGACCAGCTTCGCATCGTCCCTGATCTCGTGGACATTCGGGTCGAGACGAGGGAAGGCGTACAGGGCACCGACCGGCTTGACGCAGGAGACACCGGGAATCGACTCGAGCCCCTCCCACGCGATGTCGCGCTGCTCGTGCAGGCGACCGGTCGGAGCGATAAGCGCATCGATCGACTGCACTCCCCCGAGAGCCGCCTGCACCGCGTACTGCGCGGGGACGTTCGGGCAGAGGCGCGTGGACGCGAGGAGGTTGATCCCCTCGAGGAACCCCTTCGCGTGGTCCTGCGGCCCGGTGATCACAAGCCATCCGGACCGGAATCCGGCGACTCGATAGGTCTTCGAAAGCCCGTTGAACGTCAGGCACAGGAGATCAGGCGCGAGCGTGGCTGTCGGGATGTGCACCGCACCGTCGAACAGGATGCGGTCGTAGATCTCATCGGACAGCAGCAGCAGCTGGTTCTCCCTCGCGATCTGAACCATCCCCTCGAGGACCTCGCGAGAGTAGACCACGCCGGTCGGGTTGTTGGGGTTGATGATCACGAGGGCTTTGGTGCGAGGAGTGATCTTCGATCGGATGTCCTCGAGGTCGGGCTGCCAGCCGTTGTCCTCGTCGCAGAGGTAATGCACGGGAGTGCCGTCAGCCAGACTCGTCATGGCAGTCCACAGCGGATAGTCGGGGGCCGGGATGAGCACCTCATCGCCCTCGTCGAGGAGCGCCTGCATCGTCATCGTGATGAGCTCGGACACGCCGTTTCCGAGGAAGACGTCCTCGGGATCGAACCGGGGGAACCCGGGGATCTCCTCATACCGGCTGACCACGGCGCGGCGTGCCGAGATGATCCCCTTGCTGTCGCTGTATCCGTGTGCGGTCGGAAGCGCTGCGAGCATGTCGTGCACGATCTGGTGGGGTGCCTCGAAGCCGAAGATGGCGGGGTTTCCCGTGTTGAGCTTGAGGATCCGGTGTCCCTCGGCCTCGAGCCGCGCCGCCTCGACGAGCGTGTTTCCACGGATCTCGTACAGGACGTTCTTGAGCTTCGACGACTGGTCGAAGTGGCGCGTTGGTGTCATTGCGCAAGCCTACAATGACGCGAAGAAGGGCCGATCCATCCGGACCGGCCCCTCATCGAACTTCCTGGCTACTTCTTCTTCTTGCTCTGCGCCCGGCGCTGCTCACGGTTGCCGGCAGGTGCTGCGGGGGCCTCCGTGCGCTGGCCGAACGCACCGCGCGGAGCATCCTCGGCCTCGGCCGGCTCGGCCGGCGCCTGACGCGCGGCAGCCGCCTGACGGAGCTTCTCGGTCGCAGCCTGCTGAACCTGTCCTCGGTCGTCTCGGACCTCGACCTCGCCGGCATCGTTCGCCGCTGAGTACTCGAGGCGCTGGTCTCCGCCGCCCTCGGCGAGGCCCTTGGCCTCGACCTCGGCAGTCTGCGAGTCGCCCGCCCGGCGGACCTCGACCTCGAGGTTGTAGAGGTACCCGACGGACTCCTCCTTGATCTGACCCATCATCGACTGGAACATCGCGTAGCCCTCGCGCTGGTACTCGATGAGCGGGTCGCGCTGCGCCATCGCGCGAAGACCGATGCCGTCCTTGAGATAGTCCATCTCGTAGAGGTGATCGCGCCAGCGACGGTCGAGCACCTGGAGCACGACACGACGCTCGAGCTCACGGGTGGCCGCTTCTCCGAGCGACTCTTCGCGGGTCTCGTAGGCGATCTTCGCGTCCGAGAGCAGTTCGCGGGTCAGACCGTCCGCAGTGATACCGCCCTTGCGGCCGGCGGCCTCGGACACGACCTCGTCGATCGTCACGCTGACCGGGTAGAGCGTCTTGAGCTCCGTCCAGAGTGCGTCGAAGTCCCAGCTCTCGTTGTGCCCCTCGCCTGTGTGATCCCGCACCACGCCGCTGATCGCGTCTTCGATGAAGTGCTGCACCCGGTCGGCGATGTCGTCGCCCTGCAGGATGTGGCGACGGTCGGCGTAGATCGCCTCACGCTGACGGTTCAGGACGTCGTCGTACTTGAGGACGTTCTTTCGCATCTCAGCGTTGCGGGACTCGACCTGCGACTGGGCGCTGCGGATGGCCCGCGACACGAGACCCGACTCGATCGGGACGTCGTCGGGGAAGTTGGTTCGAGCCAGGATCGCCTCGGCGGCCCCCGACTGGAAGAGACGCATCAGGTCGTCGGTGAGGCTCAGGTAGAAGCGGCTCTCACCCGGGTCGCCCTGACGACCGGAACGGCCTCGCAGCTGATTGTCGATCCGACGCGACTCGTGGCGCTCGGTGCCCAGGACGTAGAGGCCGCCGGCCTCGATGACCTTCTCGGCCTCCTCGGCCACGATCGCCTTCATCGACTCGTAGGTCTCGTCCCACGCGACCTCGTACTCCTCGGGCGTCTCGACCGGGTCGAGCCCTCTGCCCTTGAGTTCCTGCACGGCGAGGAACTCGGCGTTGCCGCCGAGCATGATGTCGGTTCCACGGCCGGCCATGTTGGTGGCGACGGTGACGGCGCCGAGGCGTCCGGCGCGTGCCACGATCTCGGCCTCGCGCGCGTGGTTCTTCGCGTTCAGGACCTCGTGCTTGACGCCCTTCTTCGCGAGGAGTCGCGACAGGTACTCGCTCTTCTCCACGCTGACGGTGCCGACCAGCACCGGCTGGCCGCTCGCGTGGCGCTCGGCGATGTCCTCGACGACCTGGGCGAACTTGGCGGTCTCGTTCTTGTAGACC is a genomic window containing:
- the secA gene encoding preprotein translocase subunit SecA produces the protein MANPLEKLLRAGEGRVIRRLNQVVKAVNALEEDISKLTDDELRNETAELRERFAKGESLDQLMPEAFAAVREAAKRTLGMRAYDVQIMGGAALHLGNIAEMKTGEGKTLVATFPAYLNAIAGEGVHVITVNDFLASYQAELMGRVYRALGMSTGIIVSGQTPAIRREQYASDITYGTNNEFGFDYLRDNMAWRKEDLVQREHYFAIVDEVDSILIDEARTPLIISGPSSGEANRWFAEFAKIARTLEAGVDYEVDEKKRTVGVLEPGIEKVEDYLGIDNLYESANTPLISFLNNSIKALALFKKDTDYVVMNDEVMIVDEHTGRILVGRRYNEGIHQAIEAKEAVPVKAENQTLATVTLQNYFRLYDKLAGMTGTAETEAAEFMSTYKLGVIPIPTNRPMIRKDQSDLVYKNETAKFAQVVEDIAERHASGQPVLVGTVSVEKSEYLSRLLAKKGVKHEVLNAKNHAREAEIVARAGRLGAVTVATNMAGRGTDIMLGGNAEFLAVQELKGRGLDPVETPEEYEVAWDETYESMKAIVAEEAEKVIEAGGLYVLGTERHESRRIDNQLRGRSGRQGDPGESRFYLSLTDDLMRLFQSGAAEAILARTNFPDDVPIESGLVSRAIRSAQSQVESRNAEMRKNVLKYDDVLNRQREAIYADRRHILQGDDIADRVQHFIEDAISGVVRDHTGEGHNESWDFDALWTELKTLYPVSVTIDEVVSEAAGRKGGITADGLTRELLSDAKIAYETREESLGEAATRELERRVVLQVLDRRWRDHLYEMDYLKDGIGLRAMAQRDPLIEYQREGYAMFQSMMGQIKEESVGYLYNLEVEVRRAGDSQTAEVEAKGLAEGGGDQRLEYSAANDAGEVEVRDDRGQVQQAATEKLRQAAAARQAPAEPAEAEDAPRGAFGQRTEAPAAPAGNREQRRAQSKKKK
- a CDS encoding pyridoxal phosphate-dependent aminotransferase, which gives rise to MTPTRHFDQSSKLKNVLYEIRGNTLVEAARLEAEGHRILKLNTGNPAIFGFEAPHQIVHDMLAALPTAHGYSDSKGIISARRAVVSRYEEIPGFPRFDPEDVFLGNGVSELITMTMQALLDEGDEVLIPAPDYPLWTAMTSLADGTPVHYLCDEDNGWQPDLEDIRSKITPRTKALVIINPNNPTGVVYSREVLEGMVQIARENQLLLLSDEIYDRILFDGAVHIPTATLAPDLLCLTFNGLSKTYRVAGFRSGWLVITGPQDHAKGFLEGINLLASTRLCPNVPAQYAVQAALGGVQSIDALIAPTGRLHEQRDIAWEGLESIPGVSCVKPVGALYAFPRLDPNVHEIRDDAKLVYDLLVSEHILLVQGTGFNWPTPDHLRLVTLPEPRVLAEAVERLGNFLSSYRQ